ATGTTGTTCTCTGTATAACATTTCTCTGCTCTCTGTCACCTCACTTGCCATAACTGCATCCAATCTCCAAAAAAATCCcaattgtttctatttttggaATGGAATATTTACAGAATCGCCATGAATAGGATATAAGAGCATACCTGGAAcacttgcacttcttgcattgATTCCCTAACTGATCTTGAAGGAGCTAAGCTTGGCACAAGCATTCCTCGTGGTTCCACAGAAATGGAATTGAGTCTGCCTCCAGCCCTAAGACTTGCTCCAACAGAAAGCTCTGATAAGTGAGAGCCTTTCCTTCGGTACCGGGGCCTGGCTGTGAGCAATGGGGTTTCTATGgtcaaaaatgaaagaaatcaaaGGGAACAGAACTCTAGCAGCACTATTTTAACAGGCTGATAATGCGCATGTTTgagaatgaagagaaaaaatgatgACCTTGGAAGGACAGTCCCTTCTCGGAGATAGAGCCAATCATTTGTGTACTCATCAAATTCTGCAACCATTGCAATGACATAAGCTACACCCTTACAGAAGGATTTTTCCTGCattgaaatggaggctaagagGCTAAGTCCAATTCTAATAAATTGCAAAGTTTATGAGATAATGGGATATTGTTATACAAGTATAATCAAACCTGATAAACTATAACTGCTCCATACAATCCAATGAAAAAACTGGAGAAAATAGCCAGTAAGATGCTCCCAATAACAATAAGAGGCCACATAATGATTGTCAAACCCGCAATAGGAATGCAAGCTGTTTCAAGAAATGGGCCTTCTCGGCTAATGAGATCATGTATGAGTCGATGCCAGCCCTTGAACAACATGTATGGACTCTTTACTATGGCAATTGCAGTATAAAGAGGAATCTCCACAACAAGCCCCAAAATCCCAATAATGATACATCCAGGCACATGAACCAACCTGCCACAGAGCTTCCAATGAGTGATCTCTCAAAGAAATGGCTGCTTTCACAAGGTCTGAGCCACATTCattattttgcatttttataATTGTATCATACATATGTTAGTTTGAACTTCTTAGTTCTTTCCCATAAAAATATTTACCCTCTTTGATTTTTGTTATCAAGAAACTGCAGAAGAGATcaaagatcttttttttttaaaaagacctACTTCTTCCATTTtaccaaaaaattgttttggttTCAGATTAATGGGAGGTTTCATTGTTgctaacttcttttttttcttacattgttCTCAGTAAGGAAATTAGGGATGATGAAACGATcatatgatttttcttctttcctctcaaatagaaaaaaataaaaaggtttagAACTTAAGCACTAACTAAGAGGCCATTACCTAAGAGTGTGAACCTCATCTGAACTAGAGCATTCTCGTCTCTCCTTCAAGAAGGCTGGGTATGAATGGTAGCAGATATCTGCATAATCTCGAACCACTGTACAACTTCCTCGAATAGTTTCCCATGTTCCAtcctaagaaaaatgaaaaaccaaagaGATGGTAGGAAACTTAGACAAGAAGTAAAGAAACCACAATTCGAAATCTTACCACAATGCAGTGCCAGAACCTCTCATTTTCGTGTCTGAAGGCCTCAAAGGCCGAAACCCAGGGAGTGAAAAAACCATAGCCCACTCCCACAAGAACACTTCCAGCTATGCTTAGAGCCAGCCATATGGCGAATAAAACTGGCAAAGCAAACAGGAAAGCGACCTTAAGGGGTGCATCAAGTCTATTAGTCCTGCAGTTCATGGAATATTTCATAAGAAATTGAAAACCCCAGAGAAACCAAAGACCTCCAAACTCAAATTCAAGAAACGAAAACAGGGTCATTGAAAGAACTGAAAAGGGTTAGTTGAAGAGGCATTTACTTTACAAGGGTGTAAACTGTCCAGGCAACATGGAAAGGGAAGAGACCAAGAATCACCCCAACATTCCCAATTATTATAATCAGGCCAGCAATAGGACCCACGAGCATACCTGCAACAGGGAATGAAAAATCCATAAAAGCTGAAGAATTAACCCAAAACAATCAAGGGCAAGCATCACAGGTCAAAAACAAGACAAGTGCCCCATCATCAAACTGCAAAAGAAAATCTAAAGGAAACCTTTGAGAGCACCCAAAGAGAAAGCAGAGCAGAATGCAAAAATCACATAAACGATCTTCAACCAATCTTTCAAAGTGCTTGCCATATCGACAATAACTACAACACCAACATTAATTAGATTCCACacccaaaagaaaataagaagaatcaaagccttCCATACAAATTGTTAGAATTTACAGACACAGGGAATGAGACGTGAGCTGCAAGAAAATGTCCGAAAGGCAGAGCGAGACTCGCAACCCAAACCAAATCAACGATCAGGTGGCTATCTGGAACGaagaataataacaataaatacaCAACAGGACAAACCAACGATGGCatatgattaaaaagaaaaaattttaaaaatggttttgtttCTCTGATTTCTTCTTTCGTGATGTTTACATATTGGGCCCACTGTGCAGCCCTCGCGCAGCCCCACCTTCAATGGCTGATTGTGAAGGTTGCAGGGCATCACCATGCACCCAACATCAGAGGATAACATTTATTTCAGAGTACACAATATCTAAGTCTATTATCTAATCCAAACCCAAAATCGTTGGCCCAAAGTGCAGCTGCAGAGCAATACCATGTGtgttcaaagttcaaacttcaaattttaatatagcCAGTGACCAAAGACTCAAAAGCATGTCGATATCCATGACGTGTGCGTGCATGCATTTGAGAAGTTCTTATCGAAGAAGATCATGGCGTTGACTTTGTggggtttgaattaatgaagGCTAAGAATGTTGTCGCCGTTGATGGCGACGAGGTCAGCACGAAAGTTTTGGAACTTTCGCCAAGTCGTCTGCCCTTTTGGTAAAAATACAGTGAAGTGGAGGAAGATTGTAACAGAAGCTTCGAGTCTTCTGCAATGCACTCTGCCCATAACCCATGTCTTGGAATAGGAAGCAGCTCTTAGGATAAACAACAGCTCATTTGGACGCATGTTTTCCATATTTCGATATAAAGCATTTTTGtcaaagcaattttttttttctaaaaatatgtggattctaaaatgaatttaaaatgtttttatttattttttgttaggtgTTTTAGgcaataatttaaaagttaGAGAAgatctaaaataaatttattctctATAATACATTAGAATACCTTTAgacaacttttctttttctttaatttgagttattaaatagaatttttattcttgaaaataattaaaatttgtttttaattgtttttgagaAGCCACCAAACAagtgaaagtatttttaaaaaatgtttttaaaaatggtataATCACGTGAGcatcatcttaaaaaaaatatcacttgttcaatttttaaagcttaaaaataatatttttgaatgtaaaattcaataatgaataattttggaagtgagatttttatttattgtccGTTTGACAATgaaatttaaagtgttttttttttttatcaaaagaaagTTTTTAGAGTACGTTTAaggatgattttaaaaaacgtttttagtattttcaacacttgaataataaaaatttcaagttttaaaaagattaaatgcgttttttaaaattactatcaaacgagtttttagtaaaatttaaaaaacatttttaaaaattttaaaaatcattggtattgttttttggaaaaaacaCTTGagatataattatttaaaaaatttttttattagaagtatatttgataatgattacAGAAAATGTTTataacacttttaatatttgaattatgaaactttttaagtattatgaaaattagaaatattatatagaatcaCTACTAAACGAACTCTAAAAATACTTCGaataaaaacactataaaaCACACTTATACCTCAACggttaaaatattaaaattacttttattatagtaaaaacaattataaggAAAATTGTAGGTAGAAATAGAAAAGAATAGGTTGTATACCAAAATTTCATACTATGGCCTTAGTATAGGtacccttttgttttcaatcctAATAAAGTGATTTTTACGTGGTCATGTCTCTCATGgtcataacattttttatacGATGATCCtacttttatttcaaatatgtcCAAGTGACATTAGtactcaaaataataaaaagtgcTTCACATACACATGAAGAGTTTGTTTTGTGGTGATTTTTGAATGGTTAAAAGCATTTTGTTaatgtttgaaaatgtttttcttataaaaattaaatatttgatataagcACTTATTGATTTATAtccaaatattaattatttatttataaaaattaataaatgtgatatttttttaaagttaaaaaaaaaagtcttgtGCACCATAGATGATACAATATCGTCATAtagtataaattcattttatacaATTTTCGTATCTTTTGAGTATTATCGATATCATGAGAAAATCATATcaattaacttaattataatgTTTACTAACTTTTGGACTGAATTTGACATAATTTTACACTTTAGGCCCTTTATTTGTCCATAAAGCATATAtcccaatttttatttggtttattataAACCTTCTTATCTAATTTATTGtgtataaatttgatttaaattattttaaatttatttggaatgtattttttatgttcTCTAATAagaaacaatattaaaaataatttatatatttttatagtaaaaaaactaaataatatatttttataatataaaattatgtggaaatcaaatttaatgataaaaaaacgaAAAACATTTCCTTTTATTCTATAATAGATTTTTCTATTCTATtaatcacctttttttttttttaacttgggAAGTGGCATCCGATTAAAAGCAACACTTTATATCTCAATAATATTTCCATTTCTCTCaaactatatttggttttcaaataatttaaggaaaaatataaaggaaaaaaaaatataaaagacacttataaaaaaataaattaaagttcataaattatttgtataaattatttcaaacttattttatttattttgactttttgttataaagataaaatattttaaaaatatacaactttctaattaatttttattatatatatatatatatatttgtattatttataagaaaatcatttttcatgttggttctcgaaaaatagtaaaaagaaatattaaaaaaataaaattttcatatttgattatcttataaatatatatatatatatatataatcaaatataattaaaattaataaaaaaatatttatttttaaattttaaataaataaaataaatttaaaataacatataaaaataatttatttattttaatttttttcactattttttttcctccttattttcttttattgcatttttctcaaattttttttatagaaagttTATAACCCaggatttttttcctttcttgatAGTTTTATGGAAATGAATATaacctaatttttttacttgattcgaattaaatttcatctatttAGATTTAGCCAGACACACCTACTTTAGCCTAGTAATATGAAGGAAAGTTTTGGGTGGGCCGTGGTTCAGCCATTGTACGCTCCAATCCCAAATTTTCTATCGAACCAAACAGGGAAGCGAGGACGCTGTGACTGGACAACACGTGTGCACCACCAGGTGGCCCCAATTGGTTGTAAGTTGTAATAAACCCATAAGGGCTTCAGAGTTCAGACAAGCCTTTTATTCACGCACAAAGCACGCCATTTCGGAATCTGAGGATAAAATTTCGGTAATTTGCCCTAGAATGACttctgttcttttttctttttttttttcattttttatgggGTTTTATTTCAATGCTAATCTGTAATGGGAGACGTGTTCTGATGTGTTGCAGGCTCGGTAATGGGCGTGGATCAAAATGTTGTTAAGCAGGAAGTGGAGGATGAAGTGTTCAGAATGGCGTCGTCTCGGGAGAGCCGAAGGTCCAGGGAAGAAGACGTGACTCTGGCTCAGTTGTCCCAGACTGTGCGGACCTTCGCTCCCTCCACGCCGCAGTCACTAACAAAGACCAAGCTCAAGTCTTCTACTCGGGTCTCTCTTTCAGTCTTTCTCTCCGTcgcctgtttggttgctgagaaatgtaggaaaagaaaagaaacaattgaACTTTGGATCTTTTCCCCCACTTTTTTTGGTGGCCGAAGAAATGAAAAACAGAACTCCTCTTAGTGAGCATAATGAAACTGTTCGAGTTAGCTCGACCTAGttcaagtttttcattttcttttactttcatCGTTTTATCTCAGAAACCAAACGGGGGTGTCGATTGACCATCGGTTTTTTCGTTATTAATTGAAAGCTTACGTTTTGGTTCATAATGGGCAGACTAAACAGAAAAAGTGTgtagagaaaaaagagaaaggttTTGGGATCAAGAGGAGGCGTTCGACTTTCAAATTGAAGCACGTGAGACTTCTTCTTGATTTGGTTTAGAAAACTCACTTCcttaatttgtttgtttgtacTTCTCTCAATATTTGCAAGGACCAGAAGCTGTGTGAGCAGAAATAGAAGATGAGAATTCAACtataaaacaaagaatttgATTTCCAATTCATCTTCTTGTACAATAGAAATGTTTAGACAATTCTTTTAGAGTCATCCGCATTCCTGGAATGGCATCCATGGTGTTTGAATTTTCAGCCCCTTACCCTGTTGCGCATTCATGAGTTTAGAAACACATTCTTTTGATTTTAGGCATGCTCACATAGTCTTATATGAGTGGAATAAGCATGGTTTGATAGTGATGCTTGAATGAGTTCAAGACTGTCAAATGGGTGTGAAGTTAATGATCAAGGGTTACTTCTGATGACTGCAGAGTGATGCCATCTGCATGCATCAACGGAGGGCAGAAACCACTGCCCACTTCCCTCTTTACAAATCAGTGGGCAAGAGTAATTTGATGTTGTGTTTGTTTTTATGTGAATTGCTAGCTAAACACTTGGACAAAAGTGATTTGGTGCTCAATTTGTTTTTGGACTTGAGAATCAGTAGCTGTTATGTAGTTAGGTGTTTTTTCTCTGTTGGTGCTTATATGACTTGGTTgcaaatggaaaataaaaaatcttctgACTTTCAAAGAGAAATTATATTTGCTTTGGTTATTTCCATTGTAGTTTCTACTAAATCAGTTGCTTGATGAGGTGTTTTCttgaaaacttgttttttcaTTGTACATTAATCACAACATTTACCtatagaaataattattttatggcATTTTTTGCTTTAAAAGTTATGTGAAACATTCACCATGGCAGCCCCCCATGGAAAAATTCATTCGCTTGGCCCTGCCTCACTTTCCAATTACGCCCTACACATCCTAGTTTGAAGTAATTCTTGCCAATATCTCCTTCATTGAAATTTGTTGAAGCTCATTGGACTGGTGATTGCTTTTcccatttatttctctctttattcttgttattGGCCGGTTTTTCTTGCCTGTTTGGATTAATTGGGACCAAAACCAATGATATGGATATTTCTGTGTTTTATTGCATTTATACTTGCAGTTTGACTTAATCAGTACCATCAGTAATGGCATGGATTTAATAGCATTATTcctttttttacaaatttgagtCCTCTATTAATGGTGAAATTTGATACATTGTTCAACAGGAGGCATCTGATCATTCACCAAAGTCTGCAAGGTTGGTGGAATATCTTCAAAGCATTCTATGTATTGCAATCATGTCCATTCTTTAGGTTGCACCAGTTGTATGGATTGGAGGCCTCAATTCCAAATCCACTGTAGGGCTGGTTGGCTTGCATAACAACTATTTTGGAACTGGATTTAAATACACATCCCATGCCCATAATAACAAATTCACCACaaaatcaagaattttaaaTTCCAAGAAATTGAAAATCCAAATCAAGTTCAATCCTGAACAGCCAAACTCAGCAATGGTATATTTATTCTATAACAGTACTATTTCTATGCTTTCTTTACAGCCGTAAACGAAATAAGGCTGCAGTTGATGGCTCATCTACTCCTCTTAAAGCTAAGACATCTGCTCTGATTCGAGCAGAGGAGGTTCAGTCAAATCTGGGCCCTGAATTCCCTAGCTTTGTGAAAGTTTTGGTCAGATCACATGTGTCTAGTTGTTTTTGGATGGTAAGTGCTGTTAAAAACATATGAATTTGATTGTGGCTAATAGCTATATTGTAGAGCAGTGGTCTTCACCAACTTTGTCGTAGCAGGGGCTTCCTGGGCCATTCTGTGATATGCACCTACCAAAAAAGGATGTTATCATTACTTTGGAAGATGAAAGTGGGGCAGCTTCTCAGATTAAATATATCGCAGACAAGACAGGACTAAGTGCTGGGTGGAGACGGTTTTCCATGGATCACAAGTTGCTTGAGGGAGATGTTTTGGTCTTCCATTTAGTTGAGCCAACCTCATTTAAGGTGAGGATTTGAATTACTTGTCGCATCTAGGTTGATATGTTTTCTATGTatgattttgttaaattttgCCATGGATAAAAGCATGACCTAATGGATGTCTAGGATTTCTCTATTGTATGTAGACATATATAGGCTAAgtataaattttcatgtaaaagtTCATATAGTTTATGTAAGCAGAGTAGCAAATTTAGGGCTAAATTAGGTACTAATTTGGAGTTGAGAAGTTGTTTGGGAAAATATCAAGAACAATTCATGTTGCGCTTGAAAAGCCCTAGTACCACTTATTGGGTCAGTAGAAGTTCTAATACCACTTGTGTTAGTGGAAGGTTTGATATGATGTGTGCTGGAaaaagctctaataccatttgttcAGCAAGCGAAAGCTTTAAGTCAAACATATTAGTGCAagaacataaattaaaattataaatcattCATATTAAAGGCACAAGAGGATTTAACATGATTCAATCAATTATGCCAACATAATGAggtacacaaggttttaacTTGCACTATCAATTAGATGAAGATTATTTGGTACAAATGCCTTTACTACGCATCATCTTGTTTTGGTATGAATGCCGGCCTTGTATTGCAGTTGAATTGTGATGGATACTGGATTATGAGTAACTCCCTTGTGGAATTTGTTTGACTAGTTAGTTTAACTGTTGCATCTCACTATTTAAGTAAAATGATGAACAAATAAACAGCCCTTTAGAGAGAGGGAAGAAACTGAGAATTTTGGATTTCTTCTTTGGTAATTCTGAAAAATTATTAGCGAATTTAGTGTCTATCATCTATATCTAGCTTCTCACTTTTGTAGGTGTATATAATAAGGGCAAATGATTTGACTGAAGTCGATGGCGCTCTTGGCCTTCTAGAACTGGACACTCATACAAAAAGTGATGCCGGCAAGCTGGTTGCTGTCTCTGGTAATTCCAATATCACCCATGCATCTCAGAGgacttgttttttttaactttatttgttGTTATTTCCTCCATTTCCCttgcattttatatttttaaaaagtaattgcAGATCTGGATACAGTTGCTTGTAAAAGTTCGAAGAGGAAGCATTCAAAATCTCTTCCACTGGTTGTTTTCCAAAAGAAGAATAGGAACACAGGATCAATTCCGAACCTTATGCTGAGAGAACAATCTGAAAATGACAGTGAAGGGACTGGTTCAGAAGTTTTGGAAGGTTCCAAATTCTTTGAGCCTGCAGTTCAATTCAAAGACATAAGTTTTGATAATTTCAACATTTTGGTGGATGGGCTGCTTATTGATTCTGAGCTCCCAGAAGATACTAGAGCGAAGTACTATGAGCTTTGCTGCAGTCagaatgcatttcttcatgAGAAAATTGTCGAGGGCTTAAATTGTAGGTTGATTGCTGAAATTATTTCTCAGACAGTTCAGATTGCTGATACCCTGAGAGCTTGCAAGCTTACTACTTCTCGGGTTGAGTTTACAAATTGGGAGAGGACTTTGAAAGCCTTTGAGGTTCTGGGCATGAATGTTGGATTTTTACAAGCTCGACTGGACCATCTTGTGAGCCTTGCCTTTGACTCAGAAGGTGCCATGTACTCGAGGCAGTACATGGAGGTCACGATCGAACGAGCTCATGCAGAAGATGAGATGAGAGATCTCGA
Above is a genomic segment from Vitis riparia cultivar Riparia Gloire de Montpellier isolate 1030 chromosome 7, EGFV_Vit.rip_1.0, whole genome shotgun sequence containing:
- the LOC117917625 gene encoding uncharacterized membrane protein At3g27390, yielding MASTLKDWLKIVYVIFAFCSAFSLGALKGMLVGPIAGLIIIIGNVGVILGLFPFHVAWTVYTLVKTNRLDAPLKVAFLFALPVLFAIWLALSIAGSVLVGVGYGFFTPWVSAFEAFRHENERFWHCIVDGTWETIRGSCTVVRDYADICYHSYPAFLKERRECSSSDEVHTLRLVHVPGCIIIGILGLVVEIPLYTAIAIVKSPYMLFKGWHRLIHDLISREGPFLETACIPIAGLTIIMWPLIVIGSILLAIFSSFFIGLYGAVIVYQEKSFCKGVAYVIAMVAEFDEYTNDWLYLREGTVLPRPRYRRKGSHLSELSVGASLRAGGRLNSISVEPRGMLVPSLAPSRSVRESMQEVQVFQIWENVMRSCEMRGKELLDANVIAPDDLYEWLSEKNSNDAAIVGVGLPCYSLFQNLLFSIKSGSVGLVMLDGVEVTNLNVPQDRLMDWFFQPIMVLKEQIKVIALGEGEIRYLEKFIIFGGNTQRMESWNNGSFVPEDALRAAQIQGITRRMIGIVRSVSKLPTYRRKFRNVVKALIAYSFEKDGTIRSSSARSVASI
- the LOC117918980 gene encoding B3 domain-containing protein Os01g0234100-like isoform X2 gives rise to the protein MGVDQNVVKQEVEDEVFRMASSRESRRSREEDVTLAQLSQTVRTFAPSTPQSLTKTKLKSSTRTKQKKCVEKKEKGFGIKRRRSTFKLKHEASDHSPKSASRKRNKAAVDGSSTPLKAKTSALIRAEEVQSNLGPEFPSFVKVLVRSHVSSCFWMGLPGPFCDMHLPKKDVIITLEDESGAASQIKYIADKTGLSAGWRRFSMDHKLLEGDVLVFHLVEPTSFKVYIIRANDLTEVDGALGLLELDTHTKSDAGKLVAVSDLDTVACKSSKRKHSKSLPLVVFQKKNRNTGSIPNLMLREQSENDSEGTGSEVLEGSKFFEPAVQFKDISFDNFNILVDGLLIDSELPEDTRAKYYELCCSQNAFLHEKIVEGLNCRLIAEIISQTVQIADTLRACKLTTSRVEFTNWERTLKAFEVLGMNVGFLQARLDHLVSLAFDSEGAMYSRQYMEVTIERAHAEDEMRDLEDKLMELKAASERMDADIETLKEAVESHVIRFQEEVVAPW
- the LOC117918980 gene encoding B3 domain-containing protein Os01g0234100-like isoform X1 gives rise to the protein MGVDQNVVKQEVEDEVFRMASSRESRRSREEDVTLAQLSQTVRTFAPSTPQSLTKTKLKSSTRTKQKKCVEKKEKGFGIKRRRSTFKLKHEASDHSPKSASRKRNKAAVDGSSTPLKAKTSALIRAEEVQSNLGPEFPSFVKVLVRSHVSSCFWMGLPGPFCDMHLPKKDVIITLEDESGAASQIKYIADKTGLSAGWRRFSMDHKLLEGDVLVFHLVEPTSFKVYIIRANDLTEVDGALGLLELDTHTKSDAGKLVAVSVIADLDTVACKSSKRKHSKSLPLVVFQKKNRNTGSIPNLMLREQSENDSEGTGSEVLEGSKFFEPAVQFKDISFDNFNILVDGLLIDSELPEDTRAKYYELCCSQNAFLHEKIVEGLNCRLIAEIISQTVQIADTLRACKLTTSRVEFTNWERTLKAFEVLGMNVGFLQARLDHLVSLAFDSEGAMYSRQYMEVTIERAHAEDEMRDLEDKLMELKAASERMDADIETLKEAVESHVIRFQEEVVAPW
- the LOC117918980 gene encoding B3 domain-containing protein Os01g0234100-like isoform X3 — encoded protein: MGVDQNVVKQEVEDEVFRMASSRESRRSREEDVTLAQLSQTVRTFAPSTPQSLTKTKLKSSTRTKQKKCVEKKEKGFGIKRRRSTFKLKHEASDHSPKSASRKRNKAAVDGSSTPLKAKTSALIRAEEVQSNLGPEFPSFVKVLVRSHVSSCFWMGLPGPFCDMHLPKKDVIITLEDESGAASQIKYIADKTGLSAGWRRFSMDHKLLEGDVLVFHLVEPTSFKVYIIRANDLTEVDGALGLLELDTHTKSDAGKLVAVSVACKSSKRKHSKSLPLVVFQKKNRNTGSIPNLMLREQSENDSEGTGSEVLEGSKFFEPAVQFKDISFDNFNILVDGLLIDSELPEDTRAKYYELCCSQNAFLHEKIVEGLNCRLIAEIISQTVQIADTLRACKLTTSRVEFTNWERTLKAFEVLGMNVGFLQARLDHLVSLAFDSEGAMYSRQYMEVTIERAHAEDEMRDLEDKLMELKAASERMDADIETLKEAVESHVIRFQEEVVAPW